The genomic stretch TCCAGGAAGAAATTCATTAATAAGAGCCTCTGTTTCAAGAGTTTTTACCTTCTTTTCATTAATTCAATCGCCTCCCTTTTTTTGGCCACCCACCAAAATTGATCCGACTTCTTCCCAAAGGGTTCTCTCTTGTGTGGATGAGAAAATGAGTTGGATACGAATGGACATTTATTTGGTATTGAATTCTCTCCTTGTTATACACAACAGATTcaatgtttctttcctttctatcaCACCTTCCTATTTTAAAACGAACGAACTAATTATGGGTAGCGATGTCAACAAAAATTGTTCACCAACCTCATTTACCGGATTCAgaataatttaaattcaaaatagaCTCTAAGTCAAatgcaaatggaaaaaaaggttttcatatatatacgttcataccatatctgaattcgattcATAATTTGAACCTATTCTAAatctcaatccaaatccaaaccacattatgatatgttaacaaCAGAGACTTTCAATATGTGTGGACTTTGCttactttatttatttaaatataaatctGATTCGGATGGTAAGCATAAATTCGGTTGCAAAGTAAAACCAATCTGATTTCCTTTTGTACCATGTTTGAACTGGAGGAAATTCCTTGCAGCAATGGgaataaatttttttcctgcccatcaaacgttagattaaaaaaaatatatccgTTGGTTCCATTTTTGTAAACATATTTTAGGAAATAACGGGGGTGGGACGAAATAGAAAGCCCATTTGGGCTCGGATCTGCTAAATGCTTTGGTGGGAGACGCAGCCTCCGCTTCTTCGACCGCCGGCGGTCGCAGGGAAGGATTGATGGAAGCATAGGTGGctcagaaagaggaagaagaagagaggggcAAACGACCCAAGATGGAATGGTTGTAGATGGACCGGTATTGATTTTagaatttgtcaaaaaaaaaaaatctgtagaTGTACTGGTATTGATTTTagaatattttgatattttgcgATACTTATTGTATGATGATGTTTCCGTTGTGGTACTTATGATGATATTCagttatttccaaaaaaaagatCATAATTATCTTATTTTTATGGTGATACTAAGGCAGATTGGTAAAATTTTCTCTGGATCTTCATCTTAGCACCATCAATTTCCAACAATTATGCGGTCCTTTTAAAATTCATTGAGAAATTCATTTTGATAGATTAACTTCCTTTGGATTACTTAAAATTAATGTCGTACATCTATAGCAAGTTTGGCCATGATCATGAATCTAATTCGTGCATTTAAGTACTTGAAGAAAATGCAGCACTAAAAGTTTCTATCCGTTGGACAAAATGAAAAGACAACCCCTTTgttgtagggctgcacatgagccgagccgagcccgagcttggccagctcgagctcgactcgagctcgagacGAGCTTCTTAGAactagctcgagctcgactcgactacacaaagtcgagctcgagctcgactcgattaacccATTGAACTCGATTAACCCATTTAACACATTAACTTGTTTAGCATTTACTCGTTTAACTTTAACTCTTTTAGCTTGTTTAGGCACTAACTCGTCTAGCTCGTTTAGACGTTAAATCGTTTAGCTAGTTTAGCTGTTTAGGCATTTACTTGTTTAGCTCATTTAGGCATTTAAATCCTTTAACTCGTTTGGGCATCTAACTCGTATCAATTAATGGATGAGAACCACGTCTTCTTCACCATCATCTGTGATATAACAATgcacatcttcatcatcatctgcagATATAAGAATGCTGTtaacatttgaaaattatgcaaaaGCTCAGCTCAGCTCAAGCAAAAAGCACTCATGGAGAACAAGGGGTAAAAGCAGCATAGAACGAAAACATAACAAGGTAGATAGAAGCAGagaataatataaaattaattaacatTTGAAAATTACAGAAAGATAAGCAGGCAAAAGTTAGGAAGATCAGGTGTACCACAGAATGTTAGAAAGAGAAGATAATGTGTGGCAAAATTAGGTGTATAAATGGAACGTAACTCAGACCATAAACAAAACTTATTTTACAGAGATATGCAACAAAGAGTCCATCAGAAGAATGccaaataatattaaaaacagaGTCCCTCCAATTTTAGTTGGAGTAACTGTTGTAACCTTACCTAATTGATGAAAAGAAGTAGCATAACACTTGAAACAtgactacacacacacaccatgaGAAACGAGGTTCAGTTATAGCTGCAACAAGATTCTGATTCTCCATAACACTCAAAGGTACCCATGAAATATGTGATTCTTTAAATCCACAAGATCGGAGAAATCCACCCAGCTGCATATTGATGGAATCAAATCTTTCTTTAGAATATCCTACAAAATACATCTTATTAACAACAACAACCAGCTGTTCAACACCAAAACTTCGGATAAGTTGTGCATGCCCCTTTGTCTGCCCCCAACTCCATTTAAACCCACACCTACCTCAAAGAACCAATAGATGCATCGACAACAAGTATCACAGCATGATCAGCATCTGTTTGTGTAGCACCAGATATCACATTTGCGACAAAATCTTTAAGCCCTGGTGAATCAAGCATAACAACATGAAATTTCCTTGATTCAAAACGAGCAACTGCAACAGCCATAGTTAttcctctttccctttcctCAACGCTTTCATCTAATGCCCATGCGTAGGCAAATGAGCCTTTCCCCTGCACTCAATGtaaaaattaaatagaaaagCGATTAGGTTGAAGTGCAATAGCACTTATTAAGcaaatataaacatattaataAATTATTACACCTGCTGTTTGGCTTCCTTCTCATACTTGTGCATATCCTTCTGAGAGATCCACCCCAAAATGTGCAGAAGTCTCTTCATGTCAACGTTGATTTGCCAGAATCAACGTGGCCAACCTACACATGGTaatgaaagtaaataaataCAAACTGATCAACCTTTCAATAGTTCGAGTAAAATTTGCAAGTATCTTTTTTGCACTCAACCAGAATTGGAGAAAACCTTACAATAGCAAGATTTAGCTGAGACAAGCCCCCACATTTTTTATCAGGAAGCATCCACGTCTCTGGTTTGTATGCATCTAATGGAGCAAACAAATTTCTTgattaagaagaagaacacaTATCGAAGCGAAACCAGATTGGTGACTAATTGACAACTACAACTTGTCGATAATCATGTAATATGTGAAATAATATCTAAATAACTACTATACATGCAATAGGAAATCCAGAAATTAACGAACCCAACAGGCAAGAATGTACAATGCACAACAAGAAAGCTcagccaaaaaacaaaaaggaaaaaccagaACCGGTGAGATGTTTAGTCATTTTTCTGCTGCTTGCCAAACAAACTCtcagataaagagaaagaaactctGGGAAAGGGAGAGTATGCCTGGCAAATACTATTGATTAGCAAAACCTGAACAGATTAACTTGGAGAAAGGGTAGGGGGAAAGGTtaggaagaaaagagagggtAAGCGGCAGAGGAGAGAATGTGCCTGGTTCACGAGAGGAATGGAGCTTGCTGGACTAGGAAGTTAGCCGGAGAGAAGCTGAAAGTTGAAAAGGATCAAACGATGTCGCCGAACACCTGGCTGAAGACCACGAACCGGTTTTGGCTTCCTGGCAAAGGCAGCTTGCGTTGCAGTCTTGTCGTCTGGTTGACAGAAGAGGGAAGACGGGAAGAGAGAGCGCAAATGGGAAGAGAGAGTGCAGTTCGAAAGATGGAACGAAAGGCCGAAGGTCGTGGTCGccggaagagggaagacaacaagagagagagagcagacggGAAGAAAGAGAGGCTGTAGAAAACTAAGGAAAGACGGAAGAGTGAAAATGTGAAGACGCCAAAGAGGGAAAAgtttttaccctaaaccggtgaaccggtttcgCGAACCGGTTTATCcataacgagtcgagtcgagtttaaacgagtcgagttcttgcaactcgaactcgactcgtttattgtttcgagtttaactttcagctcgaactcgactcgtttataaatgagtcgagctcgagccgagttttttcgagcgagttcgagtctcgagcgagttcgagtcgagcccgagttgtctcaactcgttgtgcacccctaCTTTGTTGGTCTCTTTAGTTTAATAGTCATGCTGTGTGGGGGTCGTCTAGCACATGACTtatgattttaatttaatcgcTTTCTTTTAGTCAAAAAAACATAGGTTTTTAACATAGTTAGTATATATAGGATTCACTTGCATGTTGTTCTAGGCTCACTTGTCTATCTTTTCTTGAATTTGCACTGGTGGGAAGCGAATACATAGGTAAGTTTTAGacaaacatgttttgatttttccaCTAAGtactttacatttgtttttcttgtcttttgtGTTATTCGTGCCCTGTGTGCTTGAGAGTTGCATGTTCATCTTGGTTGCAAACTTAATAGAGTAGAAATGTTTtgtgttttgattttctttcttgtgaaaaaaaattttgttttttgtgaacATGTTCTACTTTTGTACAAAAACTATGCTAAATTGAAAAACCCGAAATAAATACCcaatttgttcaaaaaaatttgaattttggtttccTGATATCCTCTTTTTCTGTAGAGGTAAAAAGCACTTAGTTTTGGTATAAACTCTTTacaatataatgttttttattaaccTGAGCATGTGAACCTATCAGAACTGGAAAAGTCTGCCCCTCATTTAGGTGGAACATTTTTTACTTCCGTATTATGAAATAAAGTCTGAATGTGGGTCTGATTTTTGGTATGATATTTCTGATGTCATCCCATAAAATTCAggattttttgaacttttagtGGTTTTGACATATTTCTATATTGttccttgtttttgtttcttaggAACTATAATTCTGAAAACCAGAATTTTCTGCTCCATTCTCAGATTATCAATGCTCTGTAGAAAAGATATGTTCAATTGTAcctttttttagtgttttttcaatctttctagttcctatttctgatttttcttttaacttttaggCCTTTGTATATCTATCAAATAA from Nymphaea colorata isolate Beijing-Zhang1983 unplaced genomic scaffold, ASM883128v2 scaffold0308, whole genome shotgun sequence encodes the following:
- the LOC126409461 gene encoding uncharacterized protein LOC126409461, which translates into the protein MKRLLHILGWISQKDMHKYEKEAKQQGKGSFAYAWALDESVEERERGITMAVAVARFESRKFHVVMLDSPGLKDFVANVISGATQTDADHAVILVVDASIGSLSILISADDDEDVHCYITDDGEEDVVIELHRDLDAVTLQMKEELEFAREKIHKSQLELERFRPKETELMATIAELEEKVSQSSKTMSKFEDQKTLKKNMVSVAGKNEDIEKNCKPVESLVIQNKAAPCSVGWEHCA